In one Gossypium hirsutum isolate 1008001.06 chromosome D09, Gossypium_hirsutum_v2.1, whole genome shotgun sequence genomic region, the following are encoded:
- the LOC107929113 gene encoding uncharacterized protein isoform X6: MRDSSLRAEDLNAPSTSSSRKTSNVFHLLAQREVSPRTKRSSRKLWGEESKSHLDSCRPKCLAKRDARSDLLSWVESESLRHFSAKYCPLLPPPRSTIAAAFSPDGKTLASTHGDHTVKIIDCQTGNCLKVLSGHRRTPWVVRFHPLYPEILASGSLDHEVRLWNANTAECIGTRDFYRPIASIAFHAQGEVLAVASGHKLYIWHYNRRGETSSPAIILKTRRSLRAVHFHPYAAPFLLTAEVNDLDSSDSSMTVATSPGFLRYPAPTNIDGDTGSNGVHQRGDQPASVRLLTYSTPTGQYELLLSPVEPNSSSPLPEETGANPLPTEMETDVSNSAMEPMEMMEVQSVERTTQFFPFGDPTSWELPFLQGWLIGQTQAGQRNMRLATGGGHENSLPAGETGTSASVASSGMAPSVSQTRVSGRPSSRHRSSRSRMVSSSGTGESGYSNIIHESSDPQPAVGRIPSELATSLAAAAAAELPCTVKLRIWPHDMKDPCAFLDPEICRLTIPHAVLCSEMGAHFSPCGRFLAACVACVLPHLEADPGVQSQLNSDVAGVATSPTRHPILAHRVMYELRIYSLEEATFGLVLASRAIRAAHCLTSIQFSPTSEHILLAYGRRHSSLLKSVIIDGQTTVPIYTILEVYRVSDMELVRVLPSAEDEVNVACFHPSVGGGLVYGTKEGKLRILQYDSSNSTTHNASGFLDENMFEVPTYALEC, from the exons ATGAGAGATTCTTCACTGCGGGCCGAAGATTTGAATGCGCCATCAACTTCCAGCTCGCGAAAGACCAG CAATGTCTTTCATTTATTGGCACAAAGAGAAGTTTCTCCACGAACAAAACGGTCATCTCGAAAGCTATGGGGAGAAGAGTCAAAGAGCCATCTTGATTCCTGCAGGCCAAAATGTCTAGCAAAAAGAGATGCTAGATCTGATCTTCTTTCCTG GGTAGAGTCAGAGTCGTTGCGGCATTTTTCAGCAAAATACTGCCCATTGTTGCCTCCTCCAAGATCTACTATTGCAGCAGCCTTCAGTCCTGACGGAAAAACACTTGCTTCTACACA TGGAGATCATACAGTTAAGATTATTGATTGCCAAACTGGCAACTGTTTGAAGGTGTTGAGTGGTCATCGCAGGACACCGTGGGTG GTCAGATTCCATCCATTGTATCCAGAGATACTTGCAAGTGGAAGTTTGGACCATGAAGTTCGCTTGTGGAATGCAAATACTGCTGAGTGTATAGGGACACGTGATTTCT ACCGCCCTATTGCATCCATTGCTTTCCATGCTCAAGGGGAAGTTCTTGCAGTAGCCTCAGGACATAAG TTATATATATGGCATTACAACAGGAGGGGAGAGACATCCTCTCCGGCTATTATACTGAAGACGAGACGCTCACTTCGAGCTGTGCATTTTCATCCATATGCGGCTCCTTTTCTTTTGACTGCTGAG GTCAATGATCTTGACTCATCTGATTCGTCAATGACAGTGGCAACTTCTCCTGGTTTCTTGCGATATCCAGCCCCAACT AATATTGATGGTGACACTGGTTCAAATGGTGTGCATCAGAGAGGTGATCAACCTGCCTCAGTACGGCTTCTGACCTATTCAACTCCAACCGGGCAGTATGAACTTTTGTTGTCTCCTGTTGAACCAAATAGCTCTTCTCCATTGCCAGAAGAAACAGGAGCCAATCCTTTACCGACTGAGATGGAAACTGATGTTTCCAATTCTGCAATGGAGCCCATGGAGATGATGGAGGTCCAGTCTGTGGAAAGAACTACTCAGTTTTTCCCTTTTGGCGATCCTACCTCATGGGAGCTACCTTTCTTGCAAGGATGGTTAATTGGTCAGACCCAAGCTGGTCAGCGCAATATGCGTTTGGCTACTGGTGGTGGTCATGAGAATTCACTCCCAGCTGGTGAAACAGGAACTTCTGCTTCAGTAGCTTCTTCAGGTATGGCCCCGAGTGTTAGCCAAACAAGAGTTTCTGGAAGACCAAGTTCACGGCATCGTTCTTCACGTTCTCGCATGGTCTCCTCAAGTGGAACTGGTGAATCTGGTTATAGCAACATCATACATGAGAGTAGCGATCCTCAACCTGCTGTTGGCAGAATTCCATCTGAACTTGCCACATCTCTTGCGGCTGCGGCAGCAGCAGAACTACCTTGCACTGTAAAGCTTAGAATATGGCCACATGATATGAAAGACCCTTGTGCTTTCCTTGATCCCGAGATATGTCGCTTGACCATTCCACATGCTGTGCTTTGTAG TGAAATGGGTGCACATTTTTCACCTTGTGGGAGATTTTTAGCAGCCTGTGTTGCCTGTGTGCTTCCTCATTTGGAAGCCGATCCTGGAGTTCAGAGCCAGCTTAATTCTGATGTTGCAGGAGTTGCTACCTCCCCCACACGACACCCGATTTTGGCACACCGGGTTATGTATGAGCTTCGTATATATTCGCTTGAGGAGGCCAC ATTTGGGTTGGTGCTTGCTTCACGGGCAATAAGAGCTGCTCACTGCTTAACATCTATTCAG TTTTCACCCACATCGGAGCATATACTACTTGCCTATGGTCGTCGCCATAGCTCACTTCTCAAAAGTGTGATAATAGATGGACAGACCACAGTGCCCATTTACACCATTCTGGAG GTGTACAGAGTTTCTGATATGGAGCTTGTGAGAGTTCTTCCAAGTGCAGAGGATGAGGTAAATGTAGCTTGCTTTCATCCTTCTGTCGGAGGTGGCCTTGTATATGGAACAAAG GAAGGAAAGCTAAGGATTCTCCAGTATGATAGTTCTAATAGTACAACTCATAATGCGTCCGGTTTTCTTGATGAAAATATGTTCGAG GTCCCAACATATGCCTTAGAATGCTAG
- the LOC107929113 gene encoding uncharacterized protein isoform X5, which produces MRDSSLRAEDLNAPSTSSSRKTSNVFHLLAQREVSPRTKRSSRKLWGEESKSHLDSCRPKCLAKRDARSDLLSWVESESLRHFSAKYCPLLPPPRSTIAAAFSPDGKTLASTHGDHTVKIIDCQTGNCLKVLSGHRRTPWVVRFHPLYPEILASGSLDHEVRLWNANTAECIGTRDFYRPIASIAFHAQGEVLAVASGHKLYIWHYNRRGETSSPAIILKTRRSLRAVHFHPYAAPFLLTAEVNDLDSSDSSMTVATSPGFLRYPAPTNIDGDTGSNGVHQRGDQPASVRLLTYSTPTGQYELLLSPVEPNSSSPLPEETGANPLPTEMETDVSNSAMEPMEMMEVQSVERTTQFFPFGDPTSWELPFLQGWLIGQTQAGQRNMRLATGGGHENSLPAGETGTSASVASSGMAPSVSQTRVSGRPSSRHRSSRSRMVSSSGTGESGYSNIIHESSDPQPAVGRIPSELATSLAAAAAAELPCTVKLRIWPHDMKDPCAFLDPEICRLTIPHAVLCSEMGAHFSPCGRFLAACVACVLPHLEADPGVQSQLNSDVAGVATSPTRHPILAHRVMYELRIYSLEEATFGLVLASRAIRAAHCLTSIQFSPTSEHILLAYGRRHSSLLKSVIIDGQTTVPIYTILEVYRVSDMELVRVLPSAEDEVNVACFHPSVGGGLVYGTKEGKLRILQYDSSNSTTHNASGFLDENMFEVGGPSLQVPTYALEC; this is translated from the exons ATGAGAGATTCTTCACTGCGGGCCGAAGATTTGAATGCGCCATCAACTTCCAGCTCGCGAAAGACCAG CAATGTCTTTCATTTATTGGCACAAAGAGAAGTTTCTCCACGAACAAAACGGTCATCTCGAAAGCTATGGGGAGAAGAGTCAAAGAGCCATCTTGATTCCTGCAGGCCAAAATGTCTAGCAAAAAGAGATGCTAGATCTGATCTTCTTTCCTG GGTAGAGTCAGAGTCGTTGCGGCATTTTTCAGCAAAATACTGCCCATTGTTGCCTCCTCCAAGATCTACTATTGCAGCAGCCTTCAGTCCTGACGGAAAAACACTTGCTTCTACACA TGGAGATCATACAGTTAAGATTATTGATTGCCAAACTGGCAACTGTTTGAAGGTGTTGAGTGGTCATCGCAGGACACCGTGGGTG GTCAGATTCCATCCATTGTATCCAGAGATACTTGCAAGTGGAAGTTTGGACCATGAAGTTCGCTTGTGGAATGCAAATACTGCTGAGTGTATAGGGACACGTGATTTCT ACCGCCCTATTGCATCCATTGCTTTCCATGCTCAAGGGGAAGTTCTTGCAGTAGCCTCAGGACATAAG TTATATATATGGCATTACAACAGGAGGGGAGAGACATCCTCTCCGGCTATTATACTGAAGACGAGACGCTCACTTCGAGCTGTGCATTTTCATCCATATGCGGCTCCTTTTCTTTTGACTGCTGAG GTCAATGATCTTGACTCATCTGATTCGTCAATGACAGTGGCAACTTCTCCTGGTTTCTTGCGATATCCAGCCCCAACT AATATTGATGGTGACACTGGTTCAAATGGTGTGCATCAGAGAGGTGATCAACCTGCCTCAGTACGGCTTCTGACCTATTCAACTCCAACCGGGCAGTATGAACTTTTGTTGTCTCCTGTTGAACCAAATAGCTCTTCTCCATTGCCAGAAGAAACAGGAGCCAATCCTTTACCGACTGAGATGGAAACTGATGTTTCCAATTCTGCAATGGAGCCCATGGAGATGATGGAGGTCCAGTCTGTGGAAAGAACTACTCAGTTTTTCCCTTTTGGCGATCCTACCTCATGGGAGCTACCTTTCTTGCAAGGATGGTTAATTGGTCAGACCCAAGCTGGTCAGCGCAATATGCGTTTGGCTACTGGTGGTGGTCATGAGAATTCACTCCCAGCTGGTGAAACAGGAACTTCTGCTTCAGTAGCTTCTTCAGGTATGGCCCCGAGTGTTAGCCAAACAAGAGTTTCTGGAAGACCAAGTTCACGGCATCGTTCTTCACGTTCTCGCATGGTCTCCTCAAGTGGAACTGGTGAATCTGGTTATAGCAACATCATACATGAGAGTAGCGATCCTCAACCTGCTGTTGGCAGAATTCCATCTGAACTTGCCACATCTCTTGCGGCTGCGGCAGCAGCAGAACTACCTTGCACTGTAAAGCTTAGAATATGGCCACATGATATGAAAGACCCTTGTGCTTTCCTTGATCCCGAGATATGTCGCTTGACCATTCCACATGCTGTGCTTTGTAG TGAAATGGGTGCACATTTTTCACCTTGTGGGAGATTTTTAGCAGCCTGTGTTGCCTGTGTGCTTCCTCATTTGGAAGCCGATCCTGGAGTTCAGAGCCAGCTTAATTCTGATGTTGCAGGAGTTGCTACCTCCCCCACACGACACCCGATTTTGGCACACCGGGTTATGTATGAGCTTCGTATATATTCGCTTGAGGAGGCCAC ATTTGGGTTGGTGCTTGCTTCACGGGCAATAAGAGCTGCTCACTGCTTAACATCTATTCAG TTTTCACCCACATCGGAGCATATACTACTTGCCTATGGTCGTCGCCATAGCTCACTTCTCAAAAGTGTGATAATAGATGGACAGACCACAGTGCCCATTTACACCATTCTGGAG GTGTACAGAGTTTCTGATATGGAGCTTGTGAGAGTTCTTCCAAGTGCAGAGGATGAGGTAAATGTAGCTTGCTTTCATCCTTCTGTCGGAGGTGGCCTTGTATATGGAACAAAG GAAGGAAAGCTAAGGATTCTCCAGTATGATAGTTCTAATAGTACAACTCATAATGCGTCCGGTTTTCTTGATGAAAATATGTTCGAGGTAGGAGGCCCAAGTTTGCAG GTCCCAACATATGCCTTAGAATGCTAG